The following are from one region of the Hydrogenophaga sp. BPS33 genome:
- a CDS encoding Bug family tripartite tricarboxylate transporter substrate binding protein yields the protein MNPLFAFLPNRFTRGAVRLLGAASLAALAGLPLAVHAQGAWPNRVVKIVVPFSAGSGTDVTARLVAEHLSSRLGQPFVVENKQGADGLIGAEQVAKSTPDGYTLGVIPSSAIVMNPALYKMPFDPMKDLVPVANLAGVGLVLGVQPEMPVRNVAELVAYLKERPGQLNFAAGSTFTRLAGEMFKHATGTDVVAIPYKGTAPQVTAMLGKEVQIVFDPFLGLPHMKAGKIRPLAVTSASRSSVLPELPTLRESGLRDVVVETWIAVFAPAGTPAAVVDKLRSEVAQIMALPDVRARLAGLSYDVITETPEQFSQRIRDDTARWAKTVKDANFKLNP from the coding sequence ATGAACCCTCTCTTTGCCTTTCTCCCAAACCGTTTCACCCGTGGCGCTGTGCGCCTGCTGGGTGCCGCGTCCCTGGCGGCGCTCGCGGGACTGCCGCTGGCCGTCCACGCGCAAGGCGCCTGGCCCAACCGCGTGGTGAAAATCGTGGTGCCCTTCAGCGCCGGTTCGGGCACCGACGTGACCGCGCGCCTGGTCGCCGAGCACCTGAGCTCGCGCCTGGGCCAGCCCTTTGTGGTCGAGAACAAGCAGGGCGCCGACGGCCTCATCGGCGCCGAACAGGTCGCCAAGTCCACGCCCGACGGTTACACGCTGGGCGTGATCCCCTCCAGCGCCATCGTGATGAACCCGGCGCTCTACAAGATGCCCTTCGATCCCATGAAGGACCTGGTGCCGGTGGCCAACCTCGCCGGCGTGGGCCTGGTGCTGGGGGTGCAGCCTGAGATGCCGGTGCGCAACGTGGCCGAACTGGTGGCCTACCTGAAGGAGCGGCCGGGCCAGCTCAACTTCGCGGCCGGCTCCACCTTTACCCGCCTGGCCGGCGAAATGTTCAAGCACGCCACCGGCACCGACGTCGTGGCCATTCCGTACAAGGGCACGGCGCCGCAGGTCACCGCCATGCTCGGCAAGGAAGTGCAGATCGTGTTCGATCCCTTCCTCGGCTTGCCGCACATGAAGGCCGGCAAGATCCGGCCGCTGGCCGTGACCTCGGCCTCGCGTTCCAGCGTGCTGCCCGAGCTGCCCACCCTGCGGGAAAGCGGCCTGCGCGACGTGGTGGTGGAAACCTGGATCGCCGTCTTCGCGCCCGCCGGCACGCCCGCGGCCGTGGTCGACAAGCTGCGCAGCGAGGTGGCGCAGATCATGGCGCTGCCCGACGTGCGCGCGCGCCTGGCCGGCCTGTCGTACGACGTCATCACCGAAACCCCCGAGCAGTTCAGCCAGCGCATCCGCGACGACACCGCGCGCTGGGCGAAGACCGTGAAAGACGCCAACTTCAAGCTCAACCCTTGA
- a CDS encoding acyl-CoA mutase large subunit family protein, which yields MSKPTTPPYDAWLERHGEQLSQGRKPVFQTPSGLTIDPVYTPDHLAREGWDYERDVGYPGEQPYTRGFTPSGYRAQLWKTEMYAGFGSAEDANQRYRYLMSQGTTGGISIALDLPTQIGYDSDHEMARDEVGQIGVALTSLDDVERVFEGIPLEQVGHIFSTANAIGPIVCAWLLALYEKRGTPTGDCIVQLQNDPIKEYVARGTQFLPIEAALKLTTDMIQHCRTAAPEWLPISVSGSHMKQAGASCVQEAAFTICNGIAYVESCLARGMQIDDFGHVLELHFCTEMDFFEEVAKYRAVRKVWTRLVRERFGGTTERAQRFRLHAATSGRPLTAQQPLNNIARITLQALAQILGGCEQTRTASFDEALGIPTQEAARTSIRANQIIAYESGVPDTVDPLGGSYYLEHLTLQYERRIDAIIAEVDAMGGSLEAVRQGYFQRALSEGAYREACAIESGEQVVVGVNRYQSDEPAPMPTFKVDPTAAERQVAKLQAVRARRDAQAVEHGLARLKADCAAGANVMPALLECVKAYATIGEIADVWREVFGVYVPEAVRF from the coding sequence ATGAGCAAGCCGACCACCCCTCCCTACGACGCCTGGCTCGAGCGGCATGGCGAACAGCTGTCCCAGGGCCGCAAGCCGGTGTTCCAGACACCCAGCGGCCTCACCATCGACCCGGTCTACACGCCCGACCACCTGGCGCGCGAGGGCTGGGACTACGAACGCGATGTGGGCTACCCCGGCGAGCAGCCGTACACGCGCGGCTTCACGCCATCGGGCTACCGCGCGCAGCTGTGGAAGACCGAGATGTACGCCGGCTTCGGCTCCGCCGAGGACGCCAACCAGCGCTACCGCTACCTCATGTCGCAAGGCACCACGGGCGGCATCTCCATCGCGCTGGACCTGCCCACGCAGATCGGCTACGACTCCGACCACGAGATGGCGCGCGACGAGGTCGGGCAGATCGGCGTGGCGTTGACCTCGCTGGACGACGTGGAGCGCGTGTTCGAAGGCATCCCGCTCGAACAGGTGGGCCACATCTTCTCCACCGCCAACGCCATCGGGCCGATCGTCTGCGCCTGGCTGCTCGCGCTCTACGAGAAGCGCGGCACGCCCACGGGCGACTGCATCGTGCAGCTGCAGAACGACCCGATCAAGGAATACGTGGCGCGCGGCACGCAGTTCCTGCCGATCGAGGCGGCGCTCAAGCTCACCACCGACATGATCCAGCACTGCCGCACCGCCGCGCCCGAGTGGCTGCCGATCTCGGTCTCGGGCTCGCACATGAAGCAGGCCGGCGCGTCGTGCGTGCAGGAAGCGGCCTTCACCATCTGCAACGGCATCGCCTATGTGGAGAGCTGCCTGGCGCGCGGCATGCAGATCGACGACTTCGGCCATGTGCTCGAACTGCACTTCTGTACCGAGATGGACTTCTTCGAGGAAGTGGCGAAGTACCGCGCGGTGCGCAAGGTGTGGACGCGCCTGGTGCGCGAGCGCTTTGGCGGCACCACCGAGCGCGCGCAGCGCTTTCGCCTGCACGCCGCCACCTCGGGCCGCCCGCTCACCGCGCAGCAGCCGCTCAACAACATCGCCCGCATCACGCTACAGGCGCTGGCCCAGATCCTGGGCGGTTGCGAGCAGACGCGCACCGCCTCCTTCGACGAAGCGCTGGGCATTCCCACGCAGGAAGCCGCGCGCACCTCGATCCGCGCCAACCAGATCATTGCCTATGAGAGCGGCGTGCCCGACACGGTCGATCCGCTGGGCGGGTCGTACTACCTCGAGCACCTCACGCTGCAATACGAGCGCCGCATCGACGCGATCATTGCCGAGGTCGACGCCATGGGCGGCTCGCTCGAAGCGGTGCGCCAGGGCTACTTCCAGCGTGCGCTCTCCGAAGGCGCCTACCGCGAAGCCTGTGCCATCGAGAGCGGCGAACAGGTGGTGGTGGGCGTCAACCGCTACCAGAGCGACGAGCCCGCGCCCATGCCGACCTTCAAGGTCGACCCCACGGCGGCCGAACGCCAGGTGGCCAAACTGCAGGCGGTGCGCGCGCGGCGCGATGCGCAGGCCGTCGAACACGGTCTGGCGCGCCTGAAGGCCGACTGCGCGGCCGGCGCCAACGTCATGCCCGCGCTGCTCGAATGCGTGAAGGCCTACGCCACCATCGGCGAGATCGCCGACGTGTGGCGCGAGGTCTTCGGTGTCTATGTCCCCGAAGCCGTGAGGTTCTGA
- a CDS encoding cobalamin B12-binding domain-containing protein encodes MNAQPPIRGPRPIRVVLTKVGLDGHDRGVKVIAQALRDAGMEVIYAGLRRTADDIARIVLEEDADVLGLSILSGAVVPLTTRVAQALKAREIDDVLLVVGGIVPSAAQEELAGMGIRGVFGPGTTLSDIVDYIHHNAPRLRDYKEQQP; translated from the coding sequence ATGAACGCCCAACCACCCATCCGCGGGCCACGCCCGATCCGCGTGGTGCTGACCAAAGTCGGGCTCGATGGCCACGATCGTGGCGTGAAGGTCATCGCCCAGGCCCTGCGCGATGCGGGCATGGAGGTGATCTATGCCGGCCTGCGCCGCACCGCCGACGACATCGCGCGCATCGTGCTCGAAGAAGACGCCGACGTGCTGGGCCTGTCCATCCTCTCCGGTGCGGTCGTGCCGCTCACCACGCGCGTGGCCCAAGCGCTGAAGGCGCGCGAGATCGACGACGTGCTCCTCGTCGTGGGCGGCATCGTGCCATCGGCCGCACAGGAAGAGCTCGCGGGCATGGGCATTCGCGGCGTGTTCGGCCCCGGCACCACGCTGAGCGACATCGTCGATTACATCCACCACAACGCGCCCCGTTTGCGCGACTACAAGGAACAGCAGCCATGA
- a CDS encoding thiolase family protein produces MNGHPIYIRGVGYHPFGRWPDVPLKTLAATAALGALDDAGLGVRDLHAAFCANAYAGLLNNQESVRGETWLRGIGVGGIPVVNVENACASGSTAVHLASLAIASGAYDTVLVVGAEKMFVGDTGRTLAALANSADTEVMGNIGLQFSAVDAIRVREMMEEEDVGAEAFAWATVKNHDHAVSNPIAQYRKPLSMEQVLDSRMIADPIRLLMCSAISDGAAALVLSRTPGRGGVRVRASALASSPWRLDDDTPGPTLAARAAYAQAGIGPKDLSLAEVHDAVSPAELMHYRELELCGPGEVAQLVAEKATALGGRLPVNTSGGLNSRGHPVGATGVAQLIELALQLRGDAGARQVPGARLAMAHNSGGWVGEDPAVSAVHILEKTQ; encoded by the coding sequence ATGAACGGCCATCCCATCTACATCCGCGGCGTGGGCTACCACCCCTTCGGCCGCTGGCCCGACGTGCCGCTCAAGACCCTCGCGGCCACCGCCGCACTGGGCGCGCTGGACGACGCGGGCCTGGGCGTGCGCGACCTCCATGCCGCGTTCTGCGCCAACGCCTATGCGGGCCTGCTCAACAACCAGGAATCGGTGCGCGGCGAAACCTGGTTGCGCGGCATCGGCGTGGGCGGCATTCCGGTCGTCAACGTGGAGAACGCCTGCGCCAGCGGCAGCACGGCGGTGCACCTGGCCTCGCTGGCCATCGCCAGCGGCGCATACGACACCGTGCTCGTGGTGGGCGCCGAGAAGATGTTCGTCGGCGACACGGGCCGCACGCTCGCGGCCCTGGCCAACTCCGCCGACACGGAAGTGATGGGCAACATCGGCCTGCAGTTCTCGGCGGTGGATGCCATCCGCGTGCGCGAGATGATGGAAGAGGAGGACGTGGGCGCCGAAGCGTTTGCCTGGGCCACGGTGAAGAACCACGACCACGCCGTCAGCAACCCCATCGCGCAGTACCGCAAGCCGCTGTCGATGGAACAGGTGCTCGACTCGCGCATGATCGCCGACCCGATCCGCCTGCTCATGTGCAGCGCCATTTCCGATGGCGCTGCGGCGCTGGTGCTCTCGCGCACGCCAGGACGCGGCGGCGTGCGGGTGCGCGCCAGCGCACTGGCCTCGTCGCCCTGGCGGCTGGACGACGACACGCCCGGCCCCACGCTGGCCGCGCGCGCCGCCTATGCCCAAGCCGGCATCGGCCCGAAAGACCTGAGCCTGGCCGAGGTGCACGACGCGGTCTCACCGGCCGAACTCATGCACTACCGCGAGCTCGAGCTCTGCGGCCCGGGCGAAGTGGCCCAGCTGGTGGCCGAAAAAGCCACGGCGCTTGGCGGCCGCTTGCCGGTCAACACCAGCGGCGGCCTCAACTCGCGGGGCCATCCGGTGGGCGCCACCGGGGTCGCGCAACTTATCGAACTGGCGCTGCAACTGCGCGGCGACGCCGGCGCGCGGCAAGTGCCGGGCGCGCGCCTGGCCATGGCGCACAACTCGGGCGGCTGGGTCGGCGAAGACCCGGCTGTGAGCGCTGTTCACATTCTGGAGAAAACACAATGA
- a CDS encoding Zn-ribbon domain-containing OB-fold protein — MTATGVKTNPALFFLDGEIAGAPGLKGSRCAGCGQTVLLQITACPRCGARDLATVCIGQQATLGQSSEVFHSADGFEAPYFIGQVETDEGPRTFAPIAAAPGTALAPGMRLAFKLLPRADGRVGFAYEPTGEAA, encoded by the coding sequence ATGACCGCAACCGGCGTCAAGACCAATCCCGCGCTGTTCTTCCTGGACGGCGAGATCGCCGGCGCACCCGGCCTGAAGGGCTCGCGCTGCGCCGGCTGCGGGCAGACCGTGCTGCTGCAGATCACCGCCTGCCCACGCTGTGGCGCGCGCGATCTGGCCACGGTGTGCATCGGCCAGCAGGCCACGCTGGGCCAGTCCTCCGAGGTGTTCCATTCCGCCGATGGTTTCGAGGCGCCGTACTTCATCGGCCAGGTTGAGACCGATGAGGGCCCGCGCACCTTCGCACCGATCGCGGCCGCGCCGGGCACGGCGCTGGCGCCCGGCATGCGCCTGGCTTTCAAGCTGCTGCCGCGTGCCGATGGCCGCGTGGGATTTGCCTACGAACCGACGGGGGAGGCCGCTTGA
- a CDS encoding AMP-binding protein translates to MNVAEQLHRCARLYTGMPAAICGEERRSVDEIEERSNRLANALLAGGLVPGDRVASWLENSIRCVELDFALAKAGLVRVSLNPRLTPREARIILEDSEARAIVYGASFDAEIEKAVQDTPACALMVRADEGTAALDGVRGFEDFLDSGGAHAPGIEIDDEAIYCLFYTSGTTGKPKGVMLSHRAILHVCYNLLMEVGPLALGEKVLLMQPLSHGSGFFVLPQFMKGGVSVIQRQFDAADALRLTAEHEIEVVKLIPTMLQRLLRVPGVEQMQFPKLRAMIYGASPMPAEPLRRAIEVFGAKKLVQIYGQSECPVTLSILPAEEHQLDQPHPERLISAGRPWTTMQMRVVDEDFQDVPVDGIGEVVLRGPQMMSGYWRRDDLTREVMRGDWLKTRDMGRVDAHGFVYLLGRKDEMIISGGYNIAPREVEDVLYEHASVQEAAVVGETDAEWGQSVAAYVVFRDADAAKSLLAHGRERLGFKRPKRVYVMNELPKNAAGKIQKSALKPELAIGQLN, encoded by the coding sequence TTGAACGTCGCTGAGCAACTGCACCGCTGCGCGCGCCTGTACACCGGAATGCCCGCGGCCATCTGTGGCGAGGAACGCCGCAGCGTCGACGAGATCGAAGAGCGCAGCAACCGCCTGGCCAACGCCTTGTTGGCCGGGGGTCTGGTGCCGGGCGATCGCGTCGCTTCGTGGCTGGAGAACTCCATCCGCTGTGTCGAGCTGGACTTTGCGCTGGCCAAGGCCGGCCTGGTGCGTGTGTCGCTCAACCCGCGCCTCACGCCGCGCGAGGCGCGCATCATTCTCGAAGACAGCGAAGCGCGCGCCATCGTCTACGGCGCTTCGTTCGACGCCGAGATCGAGAAGGCCGTGCAGGACACGCCGGCCTGCGCCCTCATGGTGCGAGCCGACGAAGGCACGGCGGCGCTGGACGGCGTGCGCGGCTTCGAGGACTTTCTCGACTCGGGCGGCGCGCACGCTCCGGGTATCGAGATCGACGACGAGGCCATCTACTGCCTGTTCTACACCTCGGGCACCACCGGCAAACCCAAGGGCGTGATGCTCTCGCACCGCGCGATCCTGCACGTCTGCTACAACCTGCTGATGGAGGTGGGGCCGCTCGCGTTGGGCGAGAAGGTCCTGCTCATGCAGCCCTTGAGCCATGGTTCGGGCTTCTTCGTGCTGCCGCAGTTCATGAAGGGCGGCGTGAGCGTGATCCAGCGCCAGTTCGACGCCGCCGACGCCTTGCGCCTGACGGCCGAGCACGAGATCGAGGTGGTCAAGCTCATTCCCACCATGCTGCAGCGCCTGCTGCGCGTGCCCGGCGTGGAACAGATGCAATTCCCCAAGCTGCGCGCCATGATCTACGGTGCCAGCCCCATGCCCGCGGAGCCGCTGCGCCGCGCGATCGAGGTGTTCGGCGCGAAGAAGCTGGTCCAGATCTACGGGCAGAGCGAATGCCCGGTCACGCTGTCCATCCTGCCCGCAGAGGAGCACCAGCTCGACCAGCCGCATCCGGAGCGCCTGATCTCCGCCGGTCGTCCCTGGACCACGATGCAGATGCGCGTGGTCGACGAGGACTTCCAGGACGTGCCGGTGGACGGCATCGGCGAGGTGGTCTTGCGCGGTCCGCAGATGATGAGCGGCTACTGGCGCCGCGACGACCTCACGCGCGAAGTGATGCGCGGGGACTGGCTCAAGACGCGCGACATGGGGCGCGTCGATGCGCACGGTTTCGTCTATCTGCTGGGCCGCAAGGACGAGATGATCATCAGCGGCGGCTACAACATCGCGCCGCGTGAAGTGGAGGACGTGCTGTACGAACACGCGTCGGTCCAGGAGGCGGCGGTGGTCGGTGAGACCGACGCCGAATGGGGCCAGTCGGTGGCGGCCTATGTGGTGTTTCGCGACGCCGACGCCGCCAAGAGCTTGCTGGCGCACGGCCGCGAGCGGCTGGGCTTCAAGCGACCCAAGCGCGTGTACGTCATGAACGAGCTGCCCAAGAACGCCGCTGGAAAGATCCAGAAGAGCGCGCTCAAGCCCGAGCTGGCGATCGGCCAGTTGAACTGA
- a CDS encoding MaoC/PaaZ C-terminal domain-containing protein has protein sequence MPIDYAHLKQRPFAPVRQTLSADQCILYALALGAGEDAVSEGALAFTFEGHAGGLRVLPTQAVVLGHPGLWIREPDVELDWKNVLHGEQRLRVHRPLPVDGVVVGSNRVARLSDKGAGKGAVMVMERQLSDEHGTLLATLEQVNFCRGDGGYALARGGQPSDEPLVALTPTPEGRGPDAVFRQTIRPDAALLYRLLADKNPLHVDPAVARSVGFERPILHGLASYGMACRAVLRHFAGDDPARLVEFDTRFSAVVYPGDTLQVEMWHDEGAEPGRVRFRALAVERNQVVLSHGQALLNGR, from the coding sequence ATGCCGATCGACTACGCCCATCTCAAACAACGCCCTTTCGCTCCCGTGCGGCAGACGCTGAGCGCGGACCAGTGCATCCTTTACGCGCTCGCGCTGGGCGCGGGGGAGGACGCCGTGTCCGAAGGCGCACTGGCCTTCACCTTTGAGGGCCATGCCGGCGGCCTGCGCGTGCTGCCCACGCAGGCAGTGGTGCTCGGCCATCCGGGCCTGTGGATCCGCGAACCCGACGTCGAGCTCGATTGGAAGAACGTGCTGCACGGCGAACAGCGGCTGCGGGTGCACCGGCCCTTGCCGGTGGACGGCGTGGTGGTGGGCAGCAACCGCGTGGCGCGCCTGAGCGACAAGGGTGCGGGCAAGGGCGCGGTGATGGTGATGGAGCGCCAGCTGAGCGACGAACACGGCACGTTGCTGGCCACGCTGGAACAGGTGAACTTCTGCCGGGGGGACGGCGGCTACGCGCTGGCGCGGGGCGGTCAGCCCAGCGACGAACCCCTGGTGGCGTTGACGCCCACGCCCGAGGGGCGCGGACCCGATGCCGTGTTCCGCCAGACCATCCGGCCCGATGCCGCGCTGCTCTACCGCTTGCTGGCCGACAAGAACCCCTTGCACGTGGACCCGGCGGTGGCGCGCTCGGTCGGCTTCGAGCGGCCGATCCTGCACGGGCTGGCGAGTTACGGCATGGCCTGCAGGGCGGTGCTGCGGCACTTTGCCGGGGACGATCCCGCGCGGCTGGTCGAGTTCGACACGCGCTTCTCCGCAGTGGTCTATCCGGGCGACACGCTGCAGGTGGAGATGTGGCACGACGAGGGCGCCGAGCCCGGGCGCGTGCGTTTCCGCGCGCTGGCGGTGGAGAGAAACCAGGTCGTGCTCAGCCACGGCCAGGCCCTGCTCAACGGGCGCTGA
- a CDS encoding TauD/TfdA dioxygenase family protein, translating to MKFSIAGTLELAPLSRTFGVDVLNVSAAECAADAQLQALLRAAIARHLLLRFPEQDVTPDEALALTAAFGPLMDLRSASHVPGRKFLQVLSNGIAANGQRCGDGNNSAQIWHTDAGQWEVPPGVSVFYGVITPPSAPKNGYKNMIQVYEALPQRLKERIAPLRAVHHMYPRSVDVLVHQNGASLPREQREIGQLQPLVRRHLGSGAPILYLPSRRDSVVPGLSDAESRELLEELWAFTNQQDCDWIATTRRGDLVIFDNTALVHNREGWPTSERRDIWHLVTEGEAVTPMFTRTTLNLNSTASVVAALPVG from the coding sequence ATGAAGTTCTCCATCGCCGGCACACTCGAACTCGCCCCGCTGTCCCGCACGTTCGGCGTGGACGTGCTGAACGTCTCGGCAGCCGAATGCGCGGCCGATGCGCAACTGCAAGCCCTGCTGCGCGCGGCCATCGCCCGCCACCTGCTGTTGCGCTTTCCCGAGCAGGACGTGACACCCGATGAAGCGCTGGCGCTGACCGCCGCTTTCGGGCCGCTGATGGATTTGCGATCGGCCTCGCATGTGCCGGGGCGCAAGTTCCTGCAGGTGCTCTCCAACGGCATAGCCGCCAACGGCCAGCGCTGCGGCGACGGCAACAACTCCGCGCAGATCTGGCACACGGACGCCGGCCAATGGGAAGTGCCGCCCGGCGTCTCGGTGTTCTATGGCGTGATCACGCCACCCTCTGCGCCGAAGAACGGCTACAAGAACATGATCCAGGTGTACGAGGCCTTGCCCCAGCGCCTGAAAGAGCGCATCGCGCCCTTGCGCGCGGTGCACCACATGTACCCGCGCTCGGTCGATGTGCTGGTGCATCAGAACGGCGCTTCGCTGCCCCGCGAACAAAGGGAGATCGGCCAGTTGCAGCCGCTCGTGCGCCGGCACCTGGGCAGCGGCGCGCCCATTCTTTATCTGCCCAGCCGGCGCGACTCGGTCGTGCCGGGCCTCTCCGACGCCGAGTCGCGCGAACTGCTCGAAGAACTCTGGGCGTTCACAAACCAGCAGGACTGCGACTGGATCGCGACCACCCGGCGCGGCGACCTGGTGATCTTCGACAACACCGCCCTGGTGCACAACCGCGAAGGTTGGCCGACCTCGGAGCGCCGTGACATCTGGCACCTCGTGACCGAAGGCGAAGCGGTCACGCCGATGTTCACGAGAACCACGCTGAACCTCAACAGCACGGCCTCGGTGGTGGCCGCGCTGCCGGTGGGCTGA
- a CDS encoding Bug family tripartite tricarboxylate transporter substrate binding protein, with translation MAFPLRHLIRNIAACAGAAVLASAAWAQTYPDRPITFIYGYPAGSVSDIAWRAIVQEASKRLGQPIVVENKPGANGRIGLDMVMRAKPDGYTIGKFNNSQLVVAPLIDPKLAIEPGRNYTPIVLGIEGYLLMVARPDAPFKDLPSFIAYAKANPGKLTGGSPGPGTGSHLALAMVGAQAGIDYTQIHYKGAVPAMQGLLAGDIDVMFTDVIAKPYVESGKILGLGVSGSSRWDLFPQLPTLKEAANLPAFQAVTWQGVLAPPGLPAGVATVLNRAFNEALASPELRARMAAGGWIIRGGTPEDAAKLIRSDTELYRPVVKAANIKLD, from the coding sequence ATGGCATTCCCTCTGCGCCACCTCATCCGCAACATCGCCGCCTGCGCGGGCGCTGCCGTGCTGGCCAGCGCGGCCTGGGCGCAGACCTACCCCGATCGGCCCATCACCTTCATCTACGGCTATCCCGCGGGCTCCGTCTCGGACATCGCGTGGCGCGCCATCGTGCAGGAAGCCAGCAAGCGGCTGGGCCAACCCATCGTGGTCGAGAACAAGCCGGGCGCGAATGGGCGCATCGGGCTGGACATGGTGATGCGTGCCAAGCCCGATGGCTACACCATTGGCAAGTTCAACAACTCGCAGCTCGTCGTGGCGCCCTTGATCGACCCCAAGCTCGCCATTGAACCCGGTCGAAACTACACGCCCATCGTGTTGGGCATCGAGGGCTACCTGCTGATGGTCGCGCGCCCCGACGCGCCGTTCAAGGACCTGCCGAGCTTCATCGCCTATGCCAAGGCGAACCCCGGCAAGCTCACGGGCGGCTCGCCCGGACCGGGGACCGGCAGCCACCTGGCGCTGGCCATGGTGGGCGCGCAGGCGGGCATCGATTACACGCAGATCCATTACAAGGGCGCGGTGCCGGCGATGCAGGGTCTGCTGGCGGGCGACATCGACGTGATGTTCACCGACGTGATCGCCAAGCCCTACGTCGAAAGCGGAAAGATCCTGGGCCTGGGCGTGAGCGGCTCCTCGCGCTGGGACCTCTTTCCCCAACTGCCTACCTTGAAGGAAGCGGCCAACCTGCCGGCGTTCCAGGCGGTGACCTGGCAGGGGGTGCTGGCGCCACCCGGGCTGCCGGCCGGTGTGGCGACGGTGCTCAACCGCGCCTTCAACGAAGCGCTGGCCAGCCCCGAGCTGCGCGCGCGCATGGCCGCGGGCGGCTGGATCATCCGCGGCGGCACGCCCGAGGACGCGGCCAAGCTGATCCGCTCCGATACCGAGCTGTACCGCCCGGTCGTCAAGGCCGCGAACATCAAACTGGATTGA
- a CDS encoding iron-containing alcohol dehydrogenase family protein, which translates to MTAFSQIDPARKIHYGPGLLAKVGDTVDQLDPDKGPRRVLVVAGENMAKSPLLVQLRAALGERLAGELLGITPHSNPDWVRKGVAIAREQRCDVVVSIGGGSTIDTAKCIALAVLLGGDIADLRIVPPYNSALNAQKMLEPALPHICIPTTGSGSDVTPGAGLRAPDGRKWIFWNISMPPQVILLDPEVAATTPVRIAAGSSMNSLAHAVEALYAVNRQSVTDAFALAAMEKFGQWLPRLTASPDDVEVRGQIQQAWLLGGMSICNARTALHHTMCHCLGARFDVSHGVANTIMLPHVMEFNREATQSQMARAGRAFGRFGSEAESALGAVQAVHELQASTGLPTRLRDAGVPESGLNDLAEDAMHERGTHFNPRKVEHADVLEIYRRAW; encoded by the coding sequence ATGACCGCCTTTTCCCAGATCGACCCTGCCCGCAAGATCCACTATGGTCCGGGCTTGTTGGCCAAGGTGGGCGACACCGTCGACCAGCTCGACCCCGACAAGGGCCCACGGCGCGTGCTGGTGGTGGCCGGCGAGAACATGGCCAAGAGCCCCTTGCTCGTGCAACTCAGGGCCGCCCTGGGCGAGCGCCTGGCGGGCGAGCTGCTGGGCATCACACCGCACTCCAACCCCGATTGGGTGCGCAAAGGTGTGGCCATCGCGCGCGAGCAGCGCTGCGACGTGGTCGTGAGCATCGGCGGTGGCAGCACCATCGACACCGCCAAGTGCATCGCGCTGGCGGTGCTGCTGGGCGGCGACATCGCCGACCTGCGCATCGTGCCGCCCTACAACTCGGCGCTCAACGCGCAGAAGATGCTGGAGCCGGCGCTGCCGCACATCTGCATTCCCACCACGGGCTCGGGCTCCGACGTCACGCCCGGCGCGGGGCTGCGCGCGCCCGATGGGCGCAAGTGGATCTTCTGGAACATCTCGATGCCGCCGCAGGTGATCCTGCTCGACCCCGAGGTGGCGGCCACCACGCCGGTGCGCATCGCCGCCGGCAGCAGCATGAACTCGCTGGCGCATGCGGTGGAGGCCTTGTACGCGGTCAACCGCCAGTCGGTCACCGATGCCTTCGCGCTCGCGGCAATGGAGAAGTTCGGCCAATGGCTGCCGCGCCTGACGGCCAGCCCCGACGACGTCGAGGTGCGTGGCCAGATCCAGCAGGCCTGGCTGTTGGGCGGCATGTCGATCTGCAACGCGCGCACGGCCTTGCACCACACCATGTGCCATTGCCTGGGGGCGCGCTTCGACGTGTCGCACGGCGTGGCCAACACCATCATGCTGCCGCACGTGATGGAGTTCAACCGCGAGGCCACGCAGTCGCAGATGGCGCGCGCGGGCCGCGCGTTCGGCCGCTTCGGCAGCGAGGCGGAGTCGGCGCTGGGCGCGGTGCAGGCCGTGCACGAACTGCAGGCAAGCACCGGCCTGCCCACGCGCCTGCGCGATGCGGGCGTGCCCGAGTCCGGTTTGAACGACCTGGCCGAAGACGCGATGCACGAGCGCGGCACGCACTTCAATCCGCGCAAGGTGGAGCACGCCGACGTGCTCGAGATCTACCGCCGCGCCTGGTGA